The Zavarzinella sp. sequence GCGGAACTGTGCATTGTGCGGCACCAGGGAATGCCAGTTGCCTGCTCGGTATTGACCCACGGACAGGGGATTACGGAAGTACCCAGTGCCTCTTCATTAAAAGATTTTAAGCATACCAGTGCCAACATGTTGATGTTCTGGCACCTGATTGACCGTGCGATCCAGCGTGGGCAGCACACGTTCGATTTTGGCCGCTCCACCAAAGACAGCAATACCTACCGCTTCAAGAAACAGTGGGGTGCCACGGAAAGCCCCGCTGTCTGGCAATATTGCCTGCACGGCCAATCGGCAGAATTGCGAGCGGACAACCCACGTTTCTCCCGCCTGATCCGCATCTGGCAACGCCTGCCCGTGCCAGTAACCCAGGTCCTCGGCCCACAGATCGTCCGGGGGATCCCGTAACTCTCAATTCAGGCAAAGACAGTTGGTGATGTGTGAACAGACTGAACATTTCGTGCATGGTATGTCTCTATCATTTGATAATTACCAATCGATGCGGATATAACAGGTATGTCTATTACACTGGGAGTTGAGAACTTACAAAACAATTTTCATTGTTCATCTCCAATATACTTCCCCCAAGTACCCAAGCATTACTTTTGATGGAAACCATCTACTTGCGTGCACATAATTATATATCCACCTGGCTGTTCTTTCATGCCATTTTTGTTGCAACAATGACTCGATTTTGACCAGATAGGAATCCGTAAACTGTTACAGAATAAGCAGTTGTGGAAACTGGAAAATTTTTGCAGAAAAATGAAAAGTAACGATCAGGCGAATGTCAGAGAATTGGTTTCAGGCTTGTTTCTGTTGGCTTTACTCTGCTGATTCAGACTTTTTGGTGCCGCACGTGCCACCAGTACCACAGCCCCCACCTCCACAGCCTTCTTTTTTCTCTGGTGGGGCAGCACCTTCGCTGGTTGCGGGGGGTGTTGTTGGTTTTTCTTCGGTCTTTTTGCCAAAGATGCGGTCGTAACCATCGGAAAAACCTTGTGTTTCGCCTAAGCCAATTCGCACGATGCTCATTCGGAAACTCCCATGTAAAGAAACTTCGTTTAGTTAAGATACCGCACGCCAAAAAAAGATTCCAGATTTATGAAGAAATTTTGTCCCACGAAGCGTCCATCCCACCGGTAGTGTGCGACAGCATGCAACCTGGTATTTCTACCACGGATCAGGTAGAATATTGTTCAATGGAATTCGCTTGTTAATATTTGAAACGGAAAATTTGCGCCATACAAGGCAAGAATAGAAGCAACATTCATTCAAATGTTCATCAAATCATTTAAATAAATCAATCTCCTTGAGCAACAAGAAAAAACGACCTGCAAAAAGCAATTTGCCACAGAAAATCTGTCCCACCTGCAGACGAGCTTTTACCTGGCGTAAAAAGTGGGAAAAGAACTGGGATCAGGTTCTGTATTGTTCGAAAAAATGTGCTGGCAAACGTCCATCTGGGTGAATTCGATTAACAACAACTCCTGTTGCAAATCAGGCTGTTCTCATTTCTGTTCAGCGAACCTGTTAATCAATTGTTGTGTCTCGATTCCATGAAAATTAAGGGAGAAATATTGTCCTTGAAGGAAAAGCCCATGGATTATCGAAGCATTTTTGAACTGATTCTGCAGGATGAACGATATCACCAGAATCTTGATTGGGGACGTGCCCGCCCTGGCCACCCCGAAGGGACTGTCCGTGCCCATATCGCTGAAATTGAACCCAATCTGGAACAGCTCCGACCAAAGTTGTCTGAAGAAGAGTACTGGAAGCTGAAACTCTTGATTCACACCCACGATAGCTTTAAGGCGGAATCAAAGCCCGGTGTGC is a genomic window containing:
- a CDS encoding DUF2256 domain-containing protein gives rise to the protein MPQKICPTCRRAFTWRKKWEKNWDQVLYCSKKCAGKRPSG